From one Rhizobium sp. CIAT894 genomic stretch:
- a CDS encoding acyltransferase — translation MAQVDKASYRNRGGLIQRLVTAYKRFRHFTAAGENLVVKPSAEFRMVGHAVLEVGDNVTIQDQSFFQLTMPEPKVFIGNNTVIGRRNIITAKNRISIGNDVLIGSDVQIIDHGHGMRRDTLIRLQKAEIGFVQIGDDVWIGAGAKILMNVTIGTGAVIGANSVVTSDIPDYAIAVGSPAKVIKYRT, via the coding sequence ATGGCACAGGTCGACAAGGCATCCTATCGTAATCGAGGCGGCTTAATCCAGCGGCTCGTCACTGCTTATAAGCGCTTCCGCCACTTCACCGCGGCCGGCGAAAATCTCGTGGTGAAGCCCAGCGCTGAGTTTCGCATGGTCGGTCATGCCGTCCTTGAGGTCGGCGATAACGTCACGATCCAAGACCAGTCGTTCTTCCAACTTACAATGCCAGAGCCCAAAGTCTTCATCGGCAATAACACCGTAATCGGCCGCCGCAACATCATCACGGCGAAAAACCGGATATCGATCGGTAATGATGTCTTGATCGGCTCTGATGTCCAGATCATCGATCACGGCCACGGCATGAGGCGCGATACGCTGATCAGGCTTCAGAAGGCCGAAATCGGCTTTGTCCAAATTGGTGATGATGTCTGGATTGGGGCAGGCGCCAAAATATTGATGAACGTCACGATCGGAACCGGTGCCGTGATCGGAGCAAATTCCGTCGTCACGTCCGATATTCCCGATTATGCGATCGCGGTGGGTTCGCCAGCGAAGGTCATCAAATATCGCACTTAA